The sequence GAGGCAACCGGCTTACGCTGTCCCTCCACCTCGACCAGGCACTGCCGGCAGGCCCCCACCGGAGCCAGCAGCGGATGGTCGCAGAACCGGGGGATCTCGACGCCCATCTGCTCGGCCACCCGGATCAGCAGCGCCCCCTTGGGCGCGGTGACCTCAATGCCGTCGATGGTGAGCGTGACCGTCTCGGTCTGCTTGGCTACGTCCGTCATCAGTGGGCCCCCACCAGCTGCTTGTCGGAGAGCTTCGGCGCGGTCCGGCCCTCGACGTAGTCGAGGTAGTCCTGCTTGAAGTACTTCAGCGAGGAGGTCACCGGGCTGGTGGCGCCGTCACCGAGGCCGCAGAACGAGCGGCCGAGAATGTTGTCGCAGGTGTCCAGGAGTGTGTCCAGGTCCTCCTGGGTGCCCTGACCGGAGAGGATCCGGCGGTAGACACGGACCATCCAGTAGTTACCCTCCCGGCACGGGGTGCACTTGCCACACGACTCGTGGTGGTAGAACTCCAGCCACCGGTACGTCGCGTAGACCGGGCAGTCCTGGTCGGAGAAGATCTGCGTCGCGGTGGTGCCGAGAATCGACCCCGCCGCCGCCACCCCCTCGAAGTCCAGCGGCACATCCAGGTGATCGGCGGTCAGCAGCGGCGTCGACGAGCCGCCCGGCGTCCAGAACCGCAGGGAGTGTCCCGGCCGCATACCGCCGGCCAGCTCGATCAGCTCGCGAAGCGTGACACCCATCGAGCACTCGTACTGGCCCGGGTTCACGACCCGGCCGGAGAGCGAGTAGATCATCGGCCCGGAGGACTTCTCCGTGCCCATGGTCCGCCACCACGCGGCACCACCCAGGACGAGGTACGGGACCGAGGCGATGGTGCCGACGTTGTTCACCACTGTCGGGCTGGCGTACAGACCATGGGTCGCCGGGAACGGCGGGCGCAGCCGGGGCTGGCCGCGGAACCCCTCCAGCGAGTCCAGGAGCGCGGTCTCCTCACCGCAGATGTACGCCCCGGCCCCCGAGTGCACCACCAGATCCAGGTCGAAGCCGCTGCCGAGGATGTTCTTCCCGAGGTAGTTCCGGGCGTACGCCTCCTGCACCGCATGGCGCAGCCGGCGGGCGGCGTGTACCGCCTCGCCGCGGATGTAGATGTAGGCGCGGTTGGCCCGGATCGCGTACGACGCGATGATCACACCCTCGATCAGGGAGTGCGGGTCGTGCGTCATCAGCGGCAGGTCCTTGCAGGTGCCCGGCTCGCCCTCGTCCGCGTTGACCACCAGGTAGTGCGGTCGCGTCGGGGCCTTGCCGTCCGGCTCCTGCGGGATGAACCCCCACTTGAGACCGGTCGGGAAGCCCGCGCCGCCACGGCCGCGCAGCCCAGAGTCCTTGACCAGCTGGATCAGGTCGTCCGGGTGGGCCTGCATGGCCTTGCGCAACGCGGCGTACCCGTCCAGCCGCTCATAGGTGCCGATCCGCCAGGCGTCCGGCGACAGCCAGCGCTTGGTGAGCACCGGCGTGAGCTTGGCCAGCGTCTCCGGCCGAGGGGTGGTCACTGGTCTGCGCCCCTTTCGTTTCCGGCTGGGGAGCCCGCCGCATCTCCCATGCCCGCCGCTGCGTCCTTCAACGAGCGCTCCTTCACCGGCGCCTCATCCCCCGCGGGCTTGGCGTCACTGGCGGGTTTGGCGAAGCCGGCCGGCCGGCTCGCCTCGGCGGCCGAGCCAGCCGGAGCGGCGGCGGGCTTGGCGGCCTCGGCCTTCGCCTTGGCGGCTGCCTGCTCGGCCTCGGCCTTGCTGAGGATCGGCGTGTTCGGGTCGTAGCCGGTGACCGCGATGCCGTGCTCCTGCGCGAGCCGCAGCCCGGCCACGGTCGGTTCGCCGGGTACCCCGTCGGCGACCGCGCCCTCGCGCTCGTCAGCGAAGCCGGCGAGCTGCACCGACATTTCCTTCAGCCGGCAGAGCCGAGCCCCACGA comes from Salinispora tropica CNB-440 and encodes:
- the nuoF gene encoding NADH-quinone oxidoreductase subunit NuoF translates to MTTPRPETLAKLTPVLTKRWLSPDAWRIGTYERLDGYAALRKAMQAHPDDLIQLVKDSGLRGRGGAGFPTGLKWGFIPQEPDGKAPTRPHYLVVNADEGEPGTCKDLPLMTHDPHSLIEGVIIASYAIRANRAYIYIRGEAVHAARRLRHAVQEAYARNYLGKNILGSGFDLDLVVHSGAGAYICGEETALLDSLEGFRGQPRLRPPFPATHGLYASPTVVNNVGTIASVPYLVLGGAAWWRTMGTEKSSGPMIYSLSGRVVNPGQYECSMGVTLRELIELAGGMRPGHSLRFWTPGGSSTPLLTADHLDVPLDFEGVAAAGSILGTTATQIFSDQDCPVYATYRWLEFYHHESCGKCTPCREGNYWMVRVYRRILSGQGTQEDLDTLLDTCDNILGRSFCGLGDGATSPVTSSLKYFKQDYLDYVEGRTAPKLSDKQLVGAH